A region from the Triplophysa rosa linkage group LG4, Trosa_1v2, whole genome shotgun sequence genome encodes:
- the LOC130552582 gene encoding uncharacterized protein LOC130552582: MRQTMSGVLANALTGQEVNELILEYRPGVPQSECPLCHSDITNFKQHLRVFHGVQNLQERQLWQKLAWGRVFLGGQTCPLCNFFYKQLEKHLNTGHRDISSNKKKNIIKKMEREVTVRKLRELEASNPAIPMVTLTDEPQGNSGNPIAPETLTPSFNTHPSSPAVPATPSFSPSLTPEPARPSISPPGSALPAMPATPSFKPSPPPIFPPSPDATVYGGGLFSPLLFSEQELDMLENLDIPTISHQEEEAIHGTECHDIMDLGFSILMDL; the protein is encoded by the exons ATGCGACAGACAATGTCCGGTGTGCTTGCAAATGCCTTAACAGGTCAAGAGGTCAACGAACTCATTCTGGAATATAGACCTGGG GTTCCACAGTCCGAATGCCCCCTATGCCACAGTGACATAACAAATTTTAAACAGCACCTGAGGGTGTTCCATGGCGTCCAGAACCTGCAAGAGCGCCAACTGTGGCAGAAGTTGGCATGGGGCAGGGTCTTCCTCGGAGGACAGACCTGCCCCTTGTGCaactttttttacaaacaaCTTGAAAAACACCTTAATACAGGCCATCGAGACATCTCT tcaaataagaagaaaaacataattaaaaaaatggagAGAGAGGTCACCGTGCGGAAGTTGCGAGAGCTGGAGGCCAGCAACCCTGCCATCCCCATGGTGACCCTAACGGATGAGCCGCAGGGCAATTCAG GAAACCCCATCGCTCCTGAGACCCTTACCCCCAGCTTCAACACCCACCCTTCTTCCCCTGCTGTGCCTGCCACCCCTTCCTTCAGCCCCTCTCTTACTCCTGAACCTGCACGTCCTAGCATCAGCCCTCCTGGCAGTGCCCTCCCTGCCATGCCAGCCACCCCTTCCTTTAAGCCTTCCCCCCCACCCATCTTCCCTCCCTCTCCTGATGCTACAGTCTACGGGGGAGGCTTATTCAGTCCCCTCCTATTTAGCGAGCAGGAATTGGATATGCTGGAGAACCTGG ACATTCCCACCATCAGCCATCAGGAGGAAGAGGCCATTC ACGGCACAGAATGTCACGACATCATGGATCTCGGGTTCAGCATCTTAATGGATTTGTAG